The segment GCGTCACGAAGACGTGTAATGATTTCTTTAGCGTCGCTATGTAGGTAATAAAAATCATACGCTTCAGGGGTAATGCCTTGTTCTTTCATATGATTAATCAACAGTTCAAAAATTTTAGTTTCAGTCCGTGCAGTACCAAATTTCTCAATCGTCAAACCATGATTTTCAAGATAGAGGAGGGGTTTCACCTTTAAAAGTGAAGCCAGTGTGGCTGCATGTTTCGAAATACGACCACTTACTCGTAATTGATCTAAGTTTTGGGGATAAACAAATGATTCTGTGTGAAGTAAGAATTTGTTTATTCTTTCAATCATCACATCAAGTGTAATTCCATTTAACTCCATAGCGCGCACAAGCTTTACGGTTTGTTGGACGGGTCCACCTAACGTAAAGGAATCTACAACGCGAATGTCGCAGTTCTCGACATGAGAAGCAGCCTGGTTGAAGGCACTATAAGTTCCTGATAAATTCGATGAGAGTGTTATCGAAAGAATCTGATGATAGCCCTCGTCTCGAATTGATTCAAAAAGATTAATCAAAGATCCAAGATTTGGTTGTGAAGTCATAATCTTTTCTTTCTTAGAGAGTAAGTCATGAACTTCTTCTTTGGAAATCGTTTCTTGATCTAAGTACTCCACATTGTTATGAATTAAAGTTAAGGGTGCAATAAAAACGTTATATTTCTTAATTTCTTCTGGTGTGAAACAAACTGATGAATCACATACAATCGCTAAATTTTTCATACATATCCTCCGATGAGAGCATTATAGAATATAATACTTTGAAAGTCAAACTATTATATTCCTTTATGAACGCGGCGAAATGATTTATAATAAATATATGGAACAATTAGACTATAAAACAATTCAATCAGAAGTCATTGCAGAACAAGAAATCAATAAGTCAAAATTTATTGGTTATTTGGCCCCGATTCATTCTGAAGAAGAAGCAAAAGCATATTTAAAATCAATTAAAAAGATGCACCCAAAGGCAACCCATCATTGTAGTGCTTATCGGACGGGTGATATTGAACGATCAAATGATGATGGTGAGCCTGCATCGTCTGCAGGATTACCCATGCTTCAAGTGCTCCGTGGTCATAAGCTTGACGGTGTTATTGCGGTAGTGGTTCGCTATTATGGCGGTGTTTTGCTAGGGGTTGGTGGTCTTATTCGAGCTTATGGTTCAACCGTTTCGCTTACACTTGACGAAGCAAAACTCCTTGCACCTCAAAAGGTATTTACGATTGATCTTTCGTTCCCATATGAGTTTATTAATGATGTGGAGATTCATATCACAAGCGTGGGTACGGTGTTGGATCGCAATTATGATTCCTTAGCTCGCTATCAGATTTGTGTAACTGACCCAATGTTGTTTGAGCCACTAAAGGATATAACACGGGGTACGTTAAGCACGTTCATTGTGAATGAAACCATTGAATTTATCTAGGAGGTCTTGATTATGGATATCAAAACAGAATTAAATCATCATGGCATAAAATCAACACGACAACGCGAGGCAATTTTAACGATCTTAAAGGATAGCGATACGCCTATCACGATTAATCAGATTCGTGAAGCCTTGGATGCAGATGGAGAATATATGGACTTATCAACGATTTATCGCGTGTTGGATGTCTTTGAACAGAAAAATATCATAACCAAGACGGTTCCGATTGAGCCCTCTCAAAGTGTTTATGATTATAAACGTCATATTCACAAACACCATCTTATTTGCACGCATTGCGGAACAATTACGATTATTGAAGGATGTCCTTTGGGAGATTATGAAGGTAAGGTAGCCCGCGAGAGTGGTTATATTATCGATCGTCATCAATTAGAACTCTATGGTTTATGTCCGAAATGTCAAAAAAGTGCCTAGCACTTTTTTTTATGCATAATACTTCCATTTATAACATAGTGTAGTAGTATGTTAATAGAGGTGAAACTATGAAAACATTAAAAAATATTTCAATTAAAAATGTCATTCTTAAAGTTCTTGATCTTGAAGCGATGAAATCATTTTACGAAAATACATTAGGACTTACTTTATTAAGTCAAAATCAAAATACAGTTATCTTGGGTATTGATGATGTGCCCCTTGTCACACTTAAAGCTTCCGAAAGTTATGAAAAACCAAACAAAAACTATAGTGGGCTTTATCACATGGCCTTTCTCTTACCGGATGAATCACATTTAGGTCCATTTTTAAAACATCTCATTTCGGTTAATCAATCGATTACAGGACTTGGGGATCATCTTTATTCTCAAGCCATTTATCTCAATGATCCTGAAGGAAATGGTATCGAGGTTTATGCCGACCGATCACGATCATCATGGATTATTCATGATGATGGCAGTATTGTTGGTGGGACAGAACCTGTAGACGTAGACCGACTTATGCGGATTGCTGATCCAAAAGCATGGGATGGGATGCCTTTGGGTACAATTTTAGGTCACGTTCATGTTCAGGTCGCCGATATCGAGAAAGCACGGATGTTCTATATTAATCAGTTAGGGTTTGATCTAAAAACAGAAATGCAAAAGGCTCTCTTTGTTTCTCGTGATGAATATCATCACCATATAGGGATCAATGAATGGGCGGGACCTCATATTGGAGACCTTCCTCATAATAAAACAGGTATGGAATCCTTTACAATTTCAACGTCATCTTTTACGGAATATCGAAATGAACTGATTCAAGCCGGAGAAACGATTAGAGATCTCGATGAGAATCATTTTACAGTCATGGACCCATTTCACATAAACATTATCTTTGAGAAAATTTAATATGATATAATATGGGTATGAAAAACTTAGAAAACAGAAATGTGATTGGAATCAAGGCAGGTATCGTGGGGATAATCTGTAACTTGATTCTTTTTACTTTAAAATTAATCGTTTGTACTTTGTCGCATAGTTTTGCGATTCTTGCGGATGCAATTAATAATCTATCAGATAGCTTATCATCCATCATTACGATTGTTGGATTTAAAATTGCGGCAAAGCCCGCAGATAAGGAGCATCCTTATGGACATGAGCGATTTGAATACATTAGCGGATTTGTGATTTCGATTATCATGCTTTATTTAGGTGTTGACATTATCAAGTCATCCGTTAAAGATCTTCTCAATCCTCAACCGATGCAGATGAGTCAAGCCATCATTTTTGTATTGGTATCCTCAATCATCGTGAAAATAGCGATGGCTTTATATTATTCAAAGAAAGCGAAAGAAGTAGATTCTGATGTATTGGTTGCGAGTGCTAAAGATAGTCAAAATGATGTCTATATAACAGGCTCGATTTTGTTGGCATTGATTGTTCAATATTATTTTAAGTTTCGAATTGATACCTACCTTGGGATTATTATTGCTCTTTTTATTATCTATTCTTCGGTGATGATGCTTCGTGAATTTATGAATGAACTCTTAGGAAGTAGACCGGATGGGGATACATTACAAAAAGTAAAAGAAATTCTTTGTAGGAATTCAAATATCGAGGGTTATCATGATTTAATGATTCATAATTATGGTAAATATCATATTTATGGTGTTGTCCATGTAGAAGTTAATGCAACGTTATCCCTGATTGAAGCGCATAATATTATTGATGCGATTGAACGTGAAATAAAAGAAGAAATCAATATCGACCTTGTGATCCATTTAGATCCATTGGATATGGATAGTCCGGAAATTTTAAATATTCAACAGGTAATTAAACATTACCTAAGAGATTCTTGCGCGGGATGTACATTCCATGATTTACGAATTATTAATAATGTCCTACGATTTGAAATTGTTTTATGTGATGCATTAAAGCATGAACCCGATCGCATTAAACATGAAATGACAGAGTATTTAAGAGAAGAAGGAATTCCTTACGAGTTAGAAATCACCATGGATACCGATCAGCTAATTTAAAACGTCTTGGAACAAAACCAAGACGTTTTTTATGCATACGTGGCAAGGACGGAAAAAGACCATGATAAAAGATGATAAATAAGAATGAGAGAAGGTATAAAAGGATTCATGAGATGATCCTTTTTGATTTGAGAAAAGGGGAAAAGAAGAAGTGCTAGAAAATAGAAGGGATTGATCCATAGAGAAAAGATTAATGTAAGGACGATCCCTCCTGAAAATTGAAGACGCGGAGCATCTTTTAAAATATAGAGAAGACTTGCAAAGGAAATAAGGATAAGCGCTTGATTAAGATATTTAAAGCTTAGAAGCAGTGTGATCGGAAGACAAATCCAACCGATTAATTGAAAAGTCGGGTACTTTTCTGTAATAAAGTATTCGTAGAGATAAAACAACAAGAAAATTAAAAAGAACGTCAAGCACAAATTACGCTTAACCTGGTACTGAGGAGCAAGTACAAAGGCATTAAAGAAAGCATTGAGGATAAACAAAAGTACGCTACCACCCCATAATTTGTAAAGTAAAAGGCGCTTGTTTTTTGAAGCAAGAAAGTAACGATATACCATCACAGCAATCATGGGATTAACAAGTAAAGCGAGGATTCTAAGCGGCTCAAGATTTAAGAATGAATGAATGGATTCTAAAACAATGGGTGAGCCCTGCGAGAATAGAACAAATAACATTGGATCAACTCCTTCTATAATTATCATAAGAAATAATTGGATTTTGAACCATTGAATTTACTTACACAGGTCTTACAAAGTTGTAAGTTAATGTATTTGATAATTATATAATTGTTTCACATTAATTTTGGGAGCATCTCTTAATACTACAATTCCTAAACTATCAAAGAAATATATAAAAAATATCATACTGGGAATGACAGTGTTTGATTCGATTTTGGAAAAATATATGAAATAGAGCAAATGCCTTCAGAAAGTGCTTGTAGACTTATGCTTGGTTAGGTGTTCATGT is part of the Erysipelothrix piscisicarius genome and harbors:
- a CDS encoding Fur family transcriptional regulator, with protein sequence MDIKTELNHHGIKSTRQREAILTILKDSDTPITINQIREALDADGEYMDLSTIYRVLDVFEQKNIITKTVPIEPSQSVYDYKRHIHKHHLICTHCGTITIIEGCPLGDYEGKVARESGYIIDRHQLELYGLCPKCQKSA
- a CDS encoding IMPACT family protein, yielding MIYNKYMEQLDYKTIQSEVIAEQEINKSKFIGYLAPIHSEEEAKAYLKSIKKMHPKATHHCSAYRTGDIERSNDDGEPASSAGLPMLQVLRGHKLDGVIAVVVRYYGGVLLGVGGLIRAYGSTVSLTLDEAKLLAPQKVFTIDLSFPYEFINDVEIHITSVGTVLDRNYDSLARYQICVTDPMLFEPLKDITRGTLSTFIVNETIEFI
- a CDS encoding cation diffusion facilitator family transporter; this encodes MKNLENRNVIGIKAGIVGIICNLILFTLKLIVCTLSHSFAILADAINNLSDSLSSIITIVGFKIAAKPADKEHPYGHERFEYISGFVISIIMLYLGVDIIKSSVKDLLNPQPMQMSQAIIFVLVSSIIVKIAMALYYSKKAKEVDSDVLVASAKDSQNDVYITGSILLALIVQYYFKFRIDTYLGIIIALFIIYSSVMMLREFMNELLGSRPDGDTLQKVKEILCRNSNIEGYHDLMIHNYGKYHIYGVVHVEVNATLSLIEAHNIIDAIEREIKEEINIDLVIHLDPLDMDSPEILNIQQVIKHYLRDSCAGCTFHDLRIINNVLRFEIVLCDALKHEPDRIKHEMTEYLREEGIPYELEITMDTDQLI
- a CDS encoding VOC family protein, with translation MKTLKNISIKNVILKVLDLEAMKSFYENTLGLTLLSQNQNTVILGIDDVPLVTLKASESYEKPNKNYSGLYHMAFLLPDESHLGPFLKHLISVNQSITGLGDHLYSQAIYLNDPEGNGIEVYADRSRSSWIIHDDGSIVGGTEPVDVDRLMRIADPKAWDGMPLGTILGHVHVQVADIEKARMFYINQLGFDLKTEMQKALFVSRDEYHHHIGINEWAGPHIGDLPHNKTGMESFTISTSSFTEYRNELIQAGETIRDLDENHFTVMDPFHINIIFEKI
- a CDS encoding DegV family protein translates to MKNLAIVCDSSVCFTPEEIKKYNVFIAPLTLIHNNVEYLDQETISKEEVHDLLSKKEKIMTSQPNLGSLINLFESIRDEGYHQILSITLSSNLSGTYSAFNQAASHVENCDIRVVDSFTLGGPVQQTVKLVRAMELNGITLDVMIERINKFLLHTESFVYPQNLDQLRVSGRISKHAATLASLLKVKPLLYLENHGLTIEKFGTARTETKIFELLINHMKEQGITPEAYDFYYLHSDAKEIITRLRDALLDSFGNHDAYIMDLPAAVATHAGLGTVAIQWIPKTDKYIM